Proteins from one Sulfurovum sp. TSL1 genomic window:
- the ilvD gene encoding dihydroxy-acid dehydratase: protein MRSDEIKQGYSRAPHRSLLRATGVKDEDFEKPFIGVANSFIEIIPGHFFLNKVAEVIKEEIRANGCVPFEFNTIGVDDGIAMGHDGMLYSLPSREIIANSVETVMNAHKLDAMIAIPNCDKIVPGMIMGALRVNVPTVFVSGGPMEKGYTKDGTPIDLATAFEAVGKHETGEITDEELHDIECNACPSGGSCSGMFTANSMNTLMEAMGIALPGNGTILALTPERTELYRKAARRICEIAKLEQSEREKYRIRNILNENAVRNAFAVDMAMGGSSNTVLHMLAIAKEAEIDFNLEDINAISKRVSHIAKISPSLSTVHMEDINKAGGVNAVMHEMMKRGDNILIDNLSVTGETLYEKVKDAEILDTNIIHTIDDPYSEVGGLAILYGNLAEQGAVIKTAGITGDRVFTGTAVCFNSQDEAIEGILGGKVKAGNVVVIRYEGPRGGPGMQEMLSPTSLIMGMGLGDKVALITDGRFSGATRGASIGHVSPEAAEGGLIGLLEDGDEIHIDVDNYILEAKLSFEEIAERRDNFKPLVKPLKSKWLRQYRALVTNASSGAVLEAE, encoded by the coding sequence ATTCATTTATAGAGATCATTCCTGGGCACTTTTTTCTTAACAAAGTAGCAGAAGTCATTAAAGAAGAGATACGTGCCAATGGCTGTGTTCCTTTTGAATTCAATACGATCGGTGTAGATGACGGTATCGCTATGGGCCATGATGGTATGCTTTACTCTCTTCCAAGCCGTGAGATCATCGCGAACTCTGTAGAGACGGTTATGAATGCACATAAACTGGATGCAATGATCGCTATACCCAACTGTGACAAGATCGTTCCGGGGATGATCATGGGTGCATTGCGGGTGAATGTTCCTACTGTATTTGTCTCTGGTGGCCCTATGGAAAAAGGATATACAAAAGACGGTACACCTATTGACCTTGCCACAGCATTCGAGGCGGTCGGTAAACATGAAACAGGTGAGATCACAGATGAAGAGCTTCATGATATCGAGTGTAATGCTTGTCCAAGCGGCGGGTCTTGTTCAGGAATGTTCACGGCAAACTCTATGAATACGCTGATGGAAGCCATGGGTATCGCGCTTCCGGGTAACGGGACCATCCTTGCGCTCACACCTGAAAGAACAGAGCTTTACAGAAAAGCAGCCAGACGTATCTGTGAAATAGCTAAATTAGAACAAAGCGAACGTGAAAAATACCGTATAAGAAATATTTTAAATGAAAATGCCGTTCGCAATGCTTTTGCAGTAGATATGGCCATGGGTGGAAGTTCAAATACGGTACTCCATATGCTGGCTATCGCAAAAGAAGCTGAAATAGACTTCAATCTTGAAGATATCAATGCGATCTCTAAACGTGTTTCTCACATTGCGAAGATCTCTCCATCCCTCTCGACTGTGCATATGGAAGATATCAACAAGGCAGGCGGGGTCAATGCCGTCATGCATGAAATGATGAAACGTGGTGATAATATCCTCATAGACAATCTATCCGTTACCGGTGAAACATTGTATGAAAAAGTGAAAGATGCAGAGATATTGGATACAAATATTATCCACACGATTGACGATCCTTACTCTGAAGTGGGTGGATTGGCTATCCTTTACGGTAACCTTGCAGAACAGGGTGCCGTCATCAAAACAGCGGGGATCACCGGAGACAGAGTCTTTACCGGTACTGCTGTATGCTTCAATTCACAGGATGAAGCCATTGAAGGGATCCTCGGCGGTAAAGTAAAAGCCGGAAATGTGGTCGTTATACGATATGAAGGTCCTCGTGGTGGTCCCGGTATGCAAGAGATGCTCAGCCCTACAAGCCTCATCATGGGTATGGGTCTGGGAGACAAGGTGGCGCTGATCACGGATGGTAGATTCTCTGGAGCAACAAGAGGGGCAAGTATAGGTCATGTAAGTCCTGAAGCTGCGGAAGGTGGCCTTATAGGGCTACTTGAAGATGGGGATGAAATACACATCGATGTGGATAATTATATCCTGGAGGCAAAACTATCTTTTGAAGAGATCGCAGAAAGAAGAGACAACTTCAAACCTTTGGTCAAGCCGCTGAAAAGTAAATGGCTAAGACAATATAGAGCCCTGGTAACCAATGCCAGCTCCGGGGCTGTGCTAGAAGCTGAATAG
- a CDS encoding C40 family peptidase has protein sequence MKNFYALLLALSLTTITATASTNTAKQIVKYTVKKGDTLSSIAHKHQTTILKVRKTNGLKKGAILRIGKVLKVPTNVKVLYTKTSEKPVKYVAKKGDTLSSIALKHHTSVTKLRKANALRKSQILKIGKVLHIPQTKNTHTLAKAKKPASDKKLVASLSNLDTISLEKEKKEEQKTFSFTDIFTNKKDKDADKCQRITSLAKTKLGKKYVWGASGNKNTYDCSSFTKFVYKNIGIDIPRTSIRQSKFGKFVKRSELQKGDLIFFDTSKKRKGYVNHVGIYLGDNKFIHASSAKKKVVITSLDKKFYSNRYKGARRPS, from the coding sequence TTGAAAAATTTTTATGCGTTACTACTTGCCCTATCTCTCACCACGATCACAGCTACAGCCTCTACCAACACAGCGAAACAAATAGTCAAATATACAGTGAAAAAAGGGGACACACTCTCTTCTATCGCCCATAAACATCAGACCACCATTTTAAAAGTAAGAAAAACGAATGGACTTAAAAAAGGCGCTATCCTGAGGATAGGAAAGGTCTTGAAAGTACCGACAAATGTGAAGGTCCTTTATACGAAAACATCTGAAAAACCAGTGAAATACGTAGCAAAAAAAGGAGACACCCTCTCTTCTATCGCCCTTAAACATCACACTTCTGTGACAAAACTAAGAAAAGCCAATGCGCTTAGAAAAAGTCAAATACTTAAAATTGGAAAGGTATTGCATATTCCCCAAACGAAAAATACGCATACATTGGCGAAAGCAAAGAAGCCAGCTTCAGACAAAAAGTTGGTTGCATCCCTTTCCAACCTCGATACGATCAGTTTAGAGAAAGAAAAGAAAGAAGAACAGAAAACGTTTTCTTTCACGGATATTTTTACAAACAAGAAAGACAAAGACGCTGATAAGTGCCAAAGAATTACGTCATTGGCAAAAACAAAACTAGGGAAAAAATACGTGTGGGGAGCAAGCGGTAACAAAAATACCTATGATTGTTCCAGTTTTACAAAATTTGTCTATAAAAATATCGGTATCGATATTCCACGAACTTCGATCAGACAGTCCAAATTTGGAAAATTCGTGAAAAGAAGTGAGTTGCAAAAGGGTGACCTGATCTTCTTTGATACGTCTAAAAAACGTAAAGGGTATGTGAATCATGTAGGGATTTATCTTGGAGACAATAAGTTCATTCATGCTTCATCTGCAAAGAAAAAGGTTGTGATCACAAGTCTTGATAAAAAATTCTATAGCAACAGATACAAAGGTGCGAGACGACCTTCTTAA
- a CDS encoding GMC family oxidoreductase, translated as MSMYDVVIIGSGASGGAVAYTLCQAGYKVAVLEKGRLIKREEFSKDELAYCRRDLVTPNLFDEYHTIEEKIDGEWVATPTYESGWSFWNGNIVGGSSNLMSGMLHRMHPDDFRLKSKYGEIEGANVADWPISYEDLEPYYTLTEELVGISGKAEKHPFEPPRSTAGFTQPPTKENAVVKLFDKSCQALDITPLVTPRAVLSKDKPGRNACYYSNRCGSYGCSSGAKGSSREALLKPALATGNLTLLSNTYVKYLHTDKQDEVGHAVVVDTVTGKEKKIKGKIFVVAAQAHESARLLLNSANAHHPNGLGNSSGEVGKNLIFSGGGSGQGELHKDSLKDINFEALMTTGLFVNRSILDWYFIDHWWHGKFKGGSVEFMFEHQNIITRARKNNHKDGKLIWGKELGERLVSRFTEQKSIRFEVFNDWLPNDNCFVSLDPVHKDKFGMPVGKLRVEGHPQDLKVGNYIAKKCERILEEMGAKNIYSAISSAPPQNLVAGGCRFGNDPKTSVLNKYCRSHDVKNLYVADASFMPTGGSVAYTWTIYANAFRVADHIVGELKSHA; from the coding sequence AATTCTCCAAAGATGAGTTGGCTTACTGCAGAAGAGATCTGGTCACGCCTAACCTATTTGATGAGTACCATACGATAGAAGAAAAAATAGACGGTGAGTGGGTAGCGACGCCTACCTATGAATCGGGTTGGAGTTTTTGGAACGGGAACATCGTGGGAGGCTCTTCCAACCTCATGTCGGGTATGCTGCACCGTATGCACCCTGATGATTTCAGGCTGAAGAGCAAGTATGGTGAGATAGAAGGAGCCAATGTGGCGGATTGGCCCATCTCTTATGAAGATCTGGAACCCTATTATACACTGACGGAAGAGCTGGTAGGCATTTCGGGTAAGGCCGAGAAACATCCCTTTGAACCACCACGGAGTACGGCAGGTTTTACCCAGCCTCCTACCAAAGAAAATGCAGTGGTCAAGCTATTTGACAAAAGTTGTCAAGCACTTGACATTACGCCGCTCGTGACACCAAGAGCGGTACTTTCAAAAGACAAGCCGGGGCGTAATGCCTGTTATTACTCCAACCGTTGCGGAAGCTATGGGTGCAGCTCCGGGGCTAAGGGAAGTTCGAGAGAGGCACTTCTCAAACCCGCTTTGGCTACAGGTAACCTGACCTTGCTGAGTAACACCTATGTCAAGTATCTGCATACAGACAAACAAGATGAGGTAGGTCATGCGGTGGTCGTCGATACAGTGACAGGCAAAGAGAAAAAGATCAAAGGCAAGATCTTTGTCGTGGCCGCCCAGGCACATGAGAGTGCAAGGTTATTACTCAATTCTGCCAATGCACATCATCCAAATGGATTGGGGAACAGTAGCGGCGAAGTAGGTAAGAACCTCATTTTTTCCGGGGGAGGTTCCGGTCAGGGAGAACTGCATAAGGATTCTTTGAAAGATATCAATTTCGAAGCGTTGATGACAACAGGACTTTTTGTCAACCGATCGATACTGGATTGGTATTTTATAGACCATTGGTGGCATGGTAAATTTAAAGGAGGGTCCGTTGAGTTTATGTTTGAACATCAAAATATCATCACTCGTGCACGGAAAAACAATCATAAGGACGGTAAGCTGATATGGGGTAAAGAGCTGGGAGAACGTTTGGTGTCTCGCTTTACAGAGCAAAAAAGTATACGTTTTGAAGTCTTTAATGACTGGCTACCGAACGACAACTGTTTTGTCTCGTTGGATCCTGTGCATAAAGACAAGTTCGGTATGCCCGTAGGCAAACTGCGTGTGGAAGGACATCCCCAAGATCTGAAGGTAGGAAATTATATTGCAAAGAAGTGTGAAAGGATACTCGAAGAGATGGGCGCTAAGAATATATACTCTGCTATCTCTTCTGCGCCCCCGCAGAATCTGGTTGCAGGAGGATGCCGTTTTGGGAACGATCCCAAAACATCCGTACTGAACAAATATTGCCGATCCCATGATGTAAAGAACCTCTATGTTGCAGATGCGAGTTTTATGCCTACAGGGGGGTCTGTAGCCTATACCTGGACGATTTATGCCAATGCATTTCGGGTAGCCGATCACATTGTAGGCGAACTAAAAAGTCATGCATGA